In Myxocyprinus asiaticus isolate MX2 ecotype Aquarium Trade chromosome 16, UBuf_Myxa_2, whole genome shotgun sequence, the genomic stretch AGTATTTCAGGGGTTGGTTATTGTATGGTTTGATGACATTTGCCGAAGGTCTTATAATGACACATCATGTTTCTTGTATGATGACTTGTTCTCTGAACCCAAACTGTGAAATCAGAGTGTTAAATGCCACGTCATCATTCTGTTTGTACATTGCAATGCATTCTcattacatgtgtgtgtgtgtgtgtctgtgcacagGACAGTATATGAAAATGAGATGCCAACCAGGATCATTCGATACTCAGTGCGGGTCATGCAGTAATGGTTACTTCACAGCAGGCTTCAATAACGACTTCATGAAGTGCTCTGAGTGCACAAAGTGCAGCAAGGAATGTACGTCCACTCCATTTCTTTATCTGTGATATCATTACAGAGGTCAGGTCCTGCCAGATCACCTTGTTACGGTGATACATTTTGACTGTCATCTGAATCTTCAGATGAATCAGTTCAATAGTATGAAAAGTCATAAACTAGAAATGGCAAACATGACAGTAAAACACGACAGGGGCTTCCCCTTTATCGGGTCTTGGTGGGTTTTTATAACAGGGAGTGGGTGGGGGTCTGAGAAATATCTCAGTCTTTggtaacaaacaaaaaatcataaAGCATGTGGTGACAACACGTGGAGCTCAGAAAATACTGCAGAGAGAGAATATCATACATACTGTATCTACTGACATGTCTGGGATATTTTGGTATAAACATCTCCTGCTAAATAGAGTCATTTTGAAGAATAAGAAACAAATAGAAGTAAAAACAGATTGGAATCAAAGACTAAAATGTAGCTTGGGTTAGATGATCAGGCAATGCAGTCTTGAGAAATAAAAGAAGGGATACACAGAAACGAGCTGCAAAAATGCAAAGTGAATATCTTGAGATGGCATGAGAATTTATGTGTGAGTTAGCAGATAAAATAACCTGTGTATGAGCTTGTTTTATTTTGATACTTGTGCTTTGGGGAAATGACTCACATATACACATGCTTCTACATAACATCACAcatgatcacatctgattttgtAGATATGAAGTATGAGACGAACTGTACGTTGACACATGACGCCGTGTGTACATGTCATGAGGGGTACCGATGCAGTGACAGCACATGCCAGACATGTGTGAAAGTCCAGACTACTGCTACTACAATGACCAATAGGCCTCCTCCACCCACAAGTAAGTGTCTGAACCCTCACACACAAACTGCTGTTAATCTTTTGCTGAAGGGTGATTCTTCAACTAGAGGCAATTTTGTCTACTTGAAATCTTGAAATATGAAAATCTTTTCATCTGTGAAAACATTTATCTGGATCTGATCATGGTCTTGATCAACTTTCAAGTTAATTTTGGAAACTTTATGGTCAATTATGTGCattttgtgtactgtatgtgatgGTAATGACAATTTTTTAACACAGTCTCATCACAACTGGTAATAATTTGAACaaaatggcaaaatcataagatatcgtgCAACTTGGGTAGTAAGGAAATATATGACATTTATTCCCAtaaagaccaaccaatcaacaaacagaaattcaaatgaatacaatacaGGTATCAAATTTGATcttgcctcctatccaacactttgttttaagaaaggaaacatctgtggaaaaattgttacttattccatatttatttatgcaatacaagtgactgatgtatgtcaataacctggaaTATGCTTCCATCATCTTATACCAATTGTGTTTAGGTTtatgtttggggtttgggttcagAGTTAAACTTAGGAAATATCATAAGAACGCTCATTCAGAACCCAGATGTTTTCTTTCCTCCGTGGTACACaacagttattttcctattaatatCATTGGACTTTATGGTCAAGTTTACGGTTTGTGTTGCGAGTTAAACTTAGGAAATATCATAAGAACGCTCATTCAAAATctagatgttttctttcttctgttgtacacaacagttattttcctattaatatCATTGGACTTTATGatcaggtttagggtttgggttcaGAGTTAGACTTAGGAAATATCATAATAATGCTCATTCAAAcccagatgttttctttcttctgttgtacACAccagttattttcctattaatatCATTGGActttatgtttaggtttggggtttgggttcaaGGTTAAACTCAGGAAATATCAAAACAATGCTCATTCAAAAcccagatgttttctttcttctgttgtacACAACAGATATTTTCCTATTAATATCAttggactttatggttaggtttaggtttatgtTTGAGGTTTGGGTTCAGAGTTAAACTTTCATAACTATCATAAGAACATTCATTCAAAACCCAGATGTGTTCTTTCTTCTGTTGTACACAacagttatttttttaaggaaaaactCAGTTGTTCTCCAAAATGCTTGGCGTGATGATAATGACAGCAGTATTAAGGACaacaattcttaaaaaaataaaaaagtaatcaaattgtACACATACAGTGCAGGCCAAATTAATtggaaatattacatttatatttttagagAAAAGGAAAATATCCctgattttaacactttttacaaATGTACTATAGAGTTAAAAAGTCTGGTAGGGAACAAGTTCAAGCTAGTTAAATTCTGGCAAATGTCCCATTTCAACACAAAATTAGCCAACAGTAATTTATGACACAAAATAAAGTTTAACGCTACTATAGTCTATCATTTAAAACTAGAGGGATTGTTTTTTTGGGGACAAAAGTGTTGAAGAATCATCCTAAAATATTCGCTTTTGAATTACTGATGTATGTCAGAAAGCAAACAGacagactgacacacacacagagagtatATCAGGTTTATTCGCTATTGACCTGtccactctttctctcttcttttctCCATCCATTTGCTCCCTTTCTATCAAGCTCTTCCAGAAAATGGAATGTGGATTTCGGTGAGTCTgtgttttgcatgtgtgtgtttgtgcgctcTGTTCACCTGTTTCCTTCTCATCAGCAGACATGCACGACCATGTGAACGGATCATGCCAACATCAACCTGTGAGTGCAACTCACCACTGAACAATGCCTTaattcagtgtttctcaactgattTGTCGAGACCCCAAAATGGGTTGCAGGTTTATTTTAATAGAGTTGCGGAGAGCAGGGTTAAGGCAATGCTAAATACTAATTATAAAATGCAACTGACCATACAGGATAG encodes the following:
- the LOC127454168 gene encoding tumor necrosis factor receptor superfamily member 6-like, whose amino-acid sequence is MMLTFLSILLLSSHNLPLIESLNCDNRTQYIHKDQCCQKCKPGQYMKMRCQPGSFDTQCGSCSNGYFTAGFNNDFMKCSECTKCSKEYMKYETNCTLTHDAVCTCHEGYRCSDSTCQTCVKVQTTATTMTNRPPPPTTLPENGMWISVSLCFACVCLCALFTCFLLISRHARPCERIMPTSTCFSSSKKNDSGSSQCTEEEEVPMPVQEVCGKTEKLEEV